The region ATGGGCAGGGGATCGGGAAGCGGGCCTGTAACCTCGCAGCCCGGGAAACCCGAACCCAACCACGGGAGTGTGGCTGATTGCCAAACGAGGAACGGCGATCGGTGAACTGCGCGCTGCCGGGATCTTGAAGAAATCCCGGTCGGCGAGAAGCCGGGCCACTTTTGGGCACCCGGGACCGCCCCTTGTAATTTCGTTCATGCGACAATCTTTCTGTCCCACCTTCGACCTGCGCGCCTGGTTGGCTGTCCGATGCCCGGCCGGACCAACTTTTCACCCCGCTACAGATCGGCAGGGTCATTTGGCGAGTCACATTCGCCCACTTGCTGGTACGGCCCTTCAGGGGTGCCGGGCCCTGCTAGCGCGTGGTTTTGAACACTCAAAGTCCGGGTGTAACCCAGGGTGTTGACATTTGGAAAAACGTCTCCAGATTGGCGGCGGTTCTTTGAACGTTCCGGAGTGGTCCGGAACACGCCGTGAACAAGTGCCCCGCACGAGCGGGGAGAATAGGGAAGCGGGTGAGAATCCCGCGCGGTTGCGCCGCTGTAACGAGCGACGAAACGCCTCAAAGGCCACTGTCCGTAAGGATGGGAAGGCCGGCGGAGTAGGATGACCTCGGAGCCAGAAGACCTGCTTGTTCACGCTCATCGGGCCCGGTTGGGTGACCGGGCCGCTGTCGCGCCAAACGACAGGGTGAGGAAGCCAACCAGCGCGGTTTTGGCGGCCGCGCATTCGAATCACCACCTGCCATGCTCATGCTCAACGGTGGCCGGCACCGATCGGCCCCGCGAGGTCCCTTTGACGGGACTCAAACCGTTGCCTCCGGACCGGAGGCCCTTGCAGCTGATTTGCCAACAGGAGACGCAGCAGCCGTTCTCGCCCGGCAACCGGATGCTCCGCACGCATCACCGGACCAGGGCGGGGGCACCACCAACTTCCCGGCGACCCCGGCCGGGCCTCTGCCCACCATTATCAAGCGGGACGGCCGACGCGTGTCGTTCGACGCCGAGCGCATCCGGCGCGCCCTCGAAAAAGCCTTCCGCGCCACGCTCAAACTACCTGCCGACGCGCCCCTTTCGGCCGAACTGGCCGAAGAGATCGAAGCGCTCACCGGCGCCGTGGTGCGCTGGTGCCGGGACCGCGCCGAGGTGTCTGTCGAAGAAATCCAGGACGAGGTGGAGCGCACGCTCATGCGGGCCGGACGCTACGCCGTCGCCCGCCGCTACATCCTCTACCGCGAGGCCCGCGCCGAGGCGCGCCGCCGCCAGCAACTCACCTACCGCCGCGCCGACGGCACCGAAGCACCGTTTCCGCACGAAGCGCTGCGCGTGCGCATCGAAGCGGCCTGCGACGGTCTGGACGACGTCGATCCCGGGCTGGTCCGAGAAGAGCTGCTGCGCACGGTCTATCCGGGCATTCCGGAAGACGAACTGGACAAAGCGCTGATTCTGGCGGCCCGCACGCACATCGAACGCGAGCCCAACTACACGTACGTGGCCGCCCGGCTGCTGCTGGACGCGCTCTACCGCGAGGTCTTCGGACGCCCGGTGCCGCCCGCTGAGCAGGCCGAAGCCTGTCGCGCCGGCTTCCGGGCGTACCTGGAGCACGGCGTCCGCCTGGGCCGCCTCGACGAGCGCCTGCTCCAGACGTTCGACCTCGACCGCCTGGCCGCGGCGCTCCGCTCCGAACGCGACCGTCAGTTCACCTTCCTCGGGTTGCAGACGCTCTACGACCGCTACCTGCTGCACGAGCCCGAAGGCCGCCGCTTCGAGCTGCCCCAGTATCTCTGGATGCGCGTGGCCATGGGGCTGGCGCTCGCCGAAGACGATCCCACCGCCCGCGCCATCCAGTTCTACGAGCTGCTTTCGAGCTTCCGCTTCATGAACTCCACGCCCACGCTCTTTAACGCGGGCACGCCCCATCCCCAGCTTTCGTCCTGCTACCTGACCACGGTGCAGGACGACCTGGGCGCGATCTTCAAGGCGATCCGCGACAACGCGCTGCTTTCGAAGTGGGCCGGGGGGCTGGGCAACGACTGGACGCCCGTCCGCGCTCTGGGCGCCCACATCCGGGGCACCAACGGCCGCAGCCAGGGCGTCATCCCCTTCCTGAAGATCGTCAACGACACGGCCGTGGCCGTCAACCAGGGCGGCAAACGCAAAGGCGCCGTGTGCGCCTATCTGGAAGTGTGGCATCTGGACATCGAGGAGTTTCTGGAGCTGCGCCGCAACACGGGCGACGAGCGCCGCCGCACGCACGACATGAACACCGCCTGCTGGATTCCGGATCTGTTCATGCAGCGCGTGCGGGAACGCCGGCACTGGACGCTCTTTTCGCCCGACGAGGTGCCCGATCTGCACGACCTCTACGGCCGCGCCTTCCGCGAGCGCTATGAGCACTACGAGCGCGAGGCCGAAGCCGGCCGCATCCGCAACTGGCGCCGCGTCGAGGCCGTCGATCTCTGGCGCAAAATGCTCTCGATGCTGTTCGAGACCGGCCATCCCTGGCTCACCTTCAAGGACCCCTGCAACATCCGCTCGCCCCAGGACCATGTGGGCGTCGTCCACTCGTCGAACCTCTGCACCGAAATCACGCTGAACACCTCGCCCGAAGAGGTGGCCGTTTGCAACCTGGGTTCGGTCAACCTGGTGGCGCACGTGGACGAGCGGGGCGAGCTGGATCGGGACAGGCTGCGCGACACGATCCGCACGGCCGTGCGCATGCTCGACAACGTGATCGATCTCAACTTCTACCCGATCCCGGAAGCCCGCACCGCGAACCTGCGCCACCGGCCGATCGGCCTGGGCCTGATGGGCTTTCAGGACGTGCTCTACCGCCGGGGACTCTCCTATGCCAGCGAGGCCGCCGTGGAGCTGGCCGACGAGCTCATGGAATTCATCGCTTACTGCGCCTACGAGGCCTCGTCGGACCTGGCAGCCGAGCGCGGTGCCTATCCCACGTTCAAGGGCTCCAAGTGGGATCGTGGCCTGCTGCCGCTCGACACGCTCGACCTGCTCGAAGCCGAGCGCGGCGAGCCGGTGCCCGTCCCGCGCACAGCCCGCCTCGACTGGGACGCGCTGCGCGAAAAGATCCGCCGCCAGGGCATGCGCAATTCGAACGTACTGGCCATCGCCCCTACAGCCACCATCGCCAACATCTGCGGCGTCAGCCCGTCGATCGAACCCACCTACAAAAACCTCTACGTCAAGAGCAATCTCTCGGGCGAGTTCACCCAGCCCAACCCCTACCTCGTGCGTGATCTTAAAGCACGAGGCCTCTGGGACGAGGAAATGCTGGACGACCTGAAGTATTACGACGGCTCGGTGCAGGAGATCGAGCGCATCCCGCCCGAGCTGAAGGAGCGCTACCGGACGGCCTTTGAAATCGAACCGCGCTGGCTCATCCAGTGTGCGGCCCGGCGCCAGAAGTGGATCGACCAGAGCCAGTCGCTCAACCTGTATCTGGCCGCGCCCAGCGGTCGCATGCTCAGCGAAACGTACCAGCTCGCCTGGCAGCTCGGCCTGAAGACCACCTACTACCTGCGGGCGCTGGCCGCCACCCAGATCGAAAAATCCACGCTCGACATCAACCGCCGCGGCATCCAGCCCCGCTGGATGAAAAGCCGCTCGCCTTCGAGCGACATCGTCGTCCGCCGCGACGGGCCCGCCTGCTCGCCGGACGACCCGAGCTGTGAGGCCTGCCAGTGATTAACGTCTTCCACGTCCAACCCCAAAACCAGGAACAGCCATGATGGAACTTCCCGCCTTCGGTTCGCGCCGCATTCGCGTCGAAGACAAGCGCCTGATCAACTGCCACGAGGTGGACGTCAACCAGCTCATGCCCATCAAGTACGCCTGGGCCTGGGAGCATTACCTCAACGGCTGCAAAAACCACTGGATGCCTAGCGAAATCCCCATGGCCCGCGACATCGAGCTGTGGCGTTCCAACAAGCTGACCGACGACGAGCGGCTGGTCATCCTGCGCAACCTGGGCTTCTTCGCCACGGCCGAAAGCCTGGTGGGCAACAACATCGTGCTGGCCATCTTCCGCCACGTCACGAACCCGGAGTGCCGCCAGTACCTGTTGCGCCAGGCCTTTGAAGAAGCCATCCACACGCACGCCTTCCTCTACATCGTCGAAAGCCTGGGCCTCGACGATGGTGAAGTCTTCAACATGTACCGTGAAATCCCGGCCGTGGCCCGCAAGGACGAATTCGAAATGGAGCTGACGCGCGAAGTGCTGCGGCCCGACTTCACCACAGCCACCGTCGAGGGCGCCCGGGCGTTTCTGAAAAACCTGATCGGCTACTACGTGATCATGGAGGGGATCTTCTTCTACAGCGGCTTTGCCATGATCCTCTCCTTCCATCGCCAGAACAAGATGACCGGCATCGGCGAGCAGTTCCAGTACATCCTGCGCGACGAGACAATCCACCTGAACTTCGGGATCGACCTGATCAACGGCATCAAGGCCGAAAATCCCGAGCTGTGGACGCCCGAATTTCAGCGTGAGGTGCAGCAGCTCATCGAAGAGGCCGTCGAGCTGGAGGTGGCTTATGCCTACGACTGCCTGCCACGCGGCGTGCTGGGTCTGACGGCGCCCATGTTCCGGGAGTACGTCCAGTACATCGCCGACCGACGCCTGGAGCGCATCGGCCTCAGGGCCCGCTACGGCTCGAAGAATCCGTTCCCCTGGATGAGCGAAACCATCGATCTGCTCAAAGAAAAGAACTTTTTCGAGACGCGGGTCACCGAATACCAGCAGGCCGCCGCGCTCTCGTGGGATGAGTGAGCGGGTGGAACTGGACTGGAAACAACCGGTCTCAACGCAAAACAAAACAGCAAGATGAAACCGCTGGATCGCATCACGATCAACCCGGAAATCTGCCTGGGTCAGCCCACCATCCGGGGGACACGCATCACGGTCAGCACCATCCTGAAGCTGCTGGCTGCGGGTAAAACCGTACAGGAGGTGCTGGAAGCCTATCCAGAACTGGAAGCCGAAGACATCTACCAGGCGCTTGCCTATGCGGCCTGGCATGTTTCGGAACAGGTTCATCCGGATCTGCCGGAACAGGCATGAGCGAAGCAATACGTCTGCTCGCCGACATGAACATCTCGCCCCTAACTGTTGCGCTATTGCAACAGCAGGGCTGGGATGTAATTCGTGTTTCGGATCGGCTGCCGGTCAACGCACCGGACTGGGAAGTGCTGCGACTTGCCCGGGAAGAAGGTCGCATTCTCATAACCCATGATCTTGATTTTTCATCACTTTTGGCAATTTCTGGATGGCCAAAACCCTCCCTGATCACGCTTCGCCTGTACAACGTAGATCCCAATACGGTCGCACGCCATATAGATCGTGTTCTGCGGCGATTCGGGCAACGCTTGCTCGAAGGCTATGCAGTCAGCGTAGATGAACAAAGCGTCAGATTACGCCCTTTGCCTATTTCCTAAAAAAACTTTGCACCCCATGATCCAGGCAACGAATCTCGGTTTTCCCCGCATCGGGCTCCATCGTGAACTGAAGTGGGCCGTCGAGGGCTACTGGGCCGGCCGCACGTCGGAAGACGCGCTGCAGGAGACGGCACGCCAGCTCCGGGCCCGCCACTGGCAATGGCAACAGGAGGCCGGGCTTGATCAGATTCCTTCGAACGACTTCTCGCTCTACGACCACGTGCTCGATACGATCGCGCTCGTGGGCGCCGTGCCCGAGCGTTTCGGCTGGAAGGGCGAGACCGTGGACCTGACCACCTACTTTGCCATGGCCCGGGGCGTCCAGGAAAAAGAGCTGGAAGCGCGGGGACTGGAAGGCACCGGCGTTCCGCCGCTGGAAATGACGAAGTGGTTCGATACGAACTACCACTACCTGGTGCCCGAATTCCACCCGGAGCAGCGCTTCCGGCTCGCCTCCACGAAGCCCATCGACGAATACCTGGAGGCTAAGGCGCTGGGCATCGAAACGCGGCCGGTGTTGCTGGGACCGGTCTCGTTCCTGCTGCTGGGCCGGGCGACGGTGGCGCACCTCGACCCGCTTACGCTGCTCGACCGCCTGCTGCCCGTCTACGCCGAGGTGCTACACCGATTGAAGGCGGCTGGCGCCCGCTACGTGCAGATGGATGAGCCCTGCCTGGTGCTTGACCTGCCGCCCGGTGCCCGACAGGCCTATGAGCAGGCCTACGCGGCGCTGAACCGGCCCGAGCATCCGGCGCTGGTACTGACCACTTACTTCGGCGGCCTCGAGGAAAACCTGCCGCTGGCGCTCTCGCTGCCGGTGGCGGCCGTCCATCTCGATCTGGTGCGCGCGCCCGAGCAGCTCGATTCGGCCCTGGCCCACCTGCCTGAAGACCGCATCCTGTCGCTGGGGCTGGTGGATGGCCGCAACGTCTGGCGCACTGACCTCGACGTGGCCGCCTCCATGCTGCGGCGGGCCGTCGACGCCCTCGGCCGCGAACGGGTCTGGGTTGGTCCCTCCTGCTCGCTGCTGCACGTGCCGATCGATCTGGACGCCGAGCCCGAACTCGACCCGGAAATCCGTCCCTGGATGGCCTTCGCCCGCCAGAAGCTGGACGAGGTGGTCACGCTCAAATGCCTTGTCAACGAGGGCGAGGCAGCCGCAGGGGATCGGCTCGAGGCAGCCCGCCGGGCGCGTCAGGAACGCCTGACTTCTGCGCGTCGGATCGACCCGGAAGTGCGGCGGCGCCTGGCCACGCTTTCGCCCGAGATGTCCCGCCGGGGCCGTCCTTTTGCCGAGCGCTACGCGCTGCAGCGCACGCGGCTGAAGCTGCCGCCACTGCCCACTACCACGATCGGCTCGTTCCCCCAGACCGACGAGCTGCGCCGGCAGCGCGCGGCCTTTCGGCGGGGCGAGCTGTCCCGCGCGGCCTACGAGCAGTTCCTGGAAGCCACCATCGCCGAGACAATCGCCCGCCAGGAAGCCATCGGGCTGGACGTGCTCGTGCACGGCGAGCCCGAACGCTCCGACATGGTGGAGTATTTTGCCGAGCAGCTTCAGGGCTTTCTGGTCACACAAAACGGCTGGGTGCAGAGCTACGGCACGCGCTGCGTGCGCCCGCCCATCCTCTACGGCGACGTGGCGCGACGCAGCCCCATGACCGTGCGCTGGACCACCTTTGCGCAGCGCTGCACCGCGCGTCCCGTCAAAGGCATTCTGACCGGGCCGGTGACGATCCTGCAGTGGTCCTTCGTGCGTGACGACCAGCCCCGGGCCGACACCTGCCGCCAGATTGCCCTGGCGCTCCGCGACGAGGTGGCCGACCTCGAAGCCGCCGGCATCGCCGTCATCCAGATCGACGAACCAGCCCTGCGCGAGGGGCTTCCCCTGCGCCGCCGGGACTGGCCCGCCTATCTCGAGTGGGCCGTCGAATGCTTCCGCCTTGCCTCCTGCGTCGTGCGCGACGAGACCCAGATCCACACGCACATGTGCTACGCCGACTTCGAGGACATCCTGGAGGCCATCGCCGCGCTCGACGCCGACGTGATCTCCATCGAGGCGGCGCGCTCGCGCATGGCGTTGCTGGACGCCTTCCGGCGCTTCCACTATCCGAATGCCATCGGTCCCGGCGTGTACGACATCCACTCGCCGCGCGTGCCATCGGTGGAAGAGATCGAGGCGTTGCTGGAACGAGCGCTGGAGGTGATCCCGGCCGAACGGCTGTGGGTCAACCCCGACTGCGGCCTCAAAACGCGCCGCTGGGCCGAGGTCGAGCCCGCCCTGCGCCACATGGTTCAGGCCGCTGTGCAGCCGCGCCAGGACCAGACCCCACCCTTAGGGCCCACACCATCCGGCCGGTTAACAGGGTGAAGCGGCCGCGACGAGACCCGGGTGAAGCCCGACCCAACAGCATCCCGCCCCGCACGGTTCGGAGCCCGGACGTGAAAGCCCCTGCCGGCGTCGCCTGCCTTCGCAGCGATGCAACCGAGCTGCCGGGGAGCGGGTACCACCCATGGGCCGGTTGCGTACCAAAATCCGCGGGCAATTACCGCCCTCAGGGCAGCTCAAACACCAGTCGGGTGCGGCTGCCGCGTTGGCGGTGGATCATTTCCAGTTCCGTGACCTCCCAACGCCCCTGGACCTTTCGAAAGCGTCGCGGCAGAAACTCCTTCATCAGCCGACCCTCGGCGTCGAACGCCTCGGCATAAACCAGCCCGCCCGTGTCGCGATCCCACCAGGCGCGCACCCGAACATAACCTTCCGGCGGGGCCTCGTCGGTTTCGCTCTCCACCACGTCGCAGAACTGTCCGCGCCGCATTTCGGAACGGATCAGCCGCTGTCGTGGCCACCAAAGAAACGCCATGGCGAGGTCTGCGGGGGTGAAATCACTCCCCGCCACGGGCCGCATCCATTCGCTCGATGGCAGCGGGGCTCCCTCCTTCGGCAGAGGTTCGTCGCGCCCGCACGCGGCACGGAACACGTTGGGCGGGCCGTCGGGCCGGTGCCGGATCCATAAACGGACCCGGACGCCCTCCGCGTCCGGCCCGGCCTCGTACAGGGTGCACCAGCCCGTCTCCAGCGGAAACACCGCCAGTTGAAGCGGTACTTCAAAGGGCGGCTGTGGGCGGGCCGGACGCACCACCAACCGTCCCCGATTGGTGAGAGCTGCCTCGGGCGTCATGCTGCGAATCCGCTGGATGATGTCCCGGCCCGCCCTCTCGGCAGACTCGGCGCCACGCACCATCAAGGTTCCGGAGAAAAAGGCTGCCGTCCACCAGAGCAGAACGGTCCGGAGCAACCGGGCGCAGGTCAAAAACGGTTTCATGCGCGGGGAAACACCAGAGAAAACACCTCCGTGATGTGACGCACGAAGAGCGGTTTGAGGCGTTGCCGGACCTCGGCCGGGACCTCCTCCCAGTCCCCTTGATTGCCCACCGGCAGAATCACGCGGCGCAGGCCGTGTCGGCAGGCCGCCAACAGCTTTTCACGCACGCCACCCACGCGCAGGACCTGCCCCCGGAGGGTGATCTCGCCCGTCAGGCCGAGGTCCGACGGCACCGGCCGTTGTTGTTCCAGCGACGCCAGCGCCATCA is a window of Limisphaera ngatamarikiensis DNA encoding:
- a CDS encoding ribonucleoside-diphosphate reductase subunit alpha — translated: MPTIIKRDGRRVSFDAERIRRALEKAFRATLKLPADAPLSAELAEEIEALTGAVVRWCRDRAEVSVEEIQDEVERTLMRAGRYAVARRYILYREARAEARRRQQLTYRRADGTEAPFPHEALRVRIEAACDGLDDVDPGLVREELLRTVYPGIPEDELDKALILAARTHIEREPNYTYVAARLLLDALYREVFGRPVPPAEQAEACRAGFRAYLEHGVRLGRLDERLLQTFDLDRLAAALRSERDRQFTFLGLQTLYDRYLLHEPEGRRFELPQYLWMRVAMGLALAEDDPTARAIQFYELLSSFRFMNSTPTLFNAGTPHPQLSSCYLTTVQDDLGAIFKAIRDNALLSKWAGGLGNDWTPVRALGAHIRGTNGRSQGVIPFLKIVNDTAVAVNQGGKRKGAVCAYLEVWHLDIEEFLELRRNTGDERRRTHDMNTACWIPDLFMQRVRERRHWTLFSPDEVPDLHDLYGRAFRERYEHYEREAEAGRIRNWRRVEAVDLWRKMLSMLFETGHPWLTFKDPCNIRSPQDHVGVVHSSNLCTEITLNTSPEEVAVCNLGSVNLVAHVDERGELDRDRLRDTIRTAVRMLDNVIDLNFYPIPEARTANLRHRPIGLGLMGFQDVLYRRGLSYASEAAVELADELMEFIAYCAYEASSDLAAERGAYPTFKGSKWDRGLLPLDTLDLLEAERGEPVPVPRTARLDWDALREKIRRQGMRNSNVLAIAPTATIANICGVSPSIEPTYKNLYVKSNLSGEFTQPNPYLVRDLKARGLWDEEMLDDLKYYDGSVQEIERIPPELKERYRTAFEIEPRWLIQCAARRQKWIDQSQSLNLYLAAPSGRMLSETYQLAWQLGLKTTYYLRALAATQIEKSTLDINRRGIQPRWMKSRSPSSDIVVRRDGPACSPDDPSCEACQ
- a CDS encoding ribonucleotide-diphosphate reductase subunit beta encodes the protein MMELPAFGSRRIRVEDKRLINCHEVDVNQLMPIKYAWAWEHYLNGCKNHWMPSEIPMARDIELWRSNKLTDDERLVILRNLGFFATAESLVGNNIVLAIFRHVTNPECRQYLLRQAFEEAIHTHAFLYIVESLGLDDGEVFNMYREIPAVARKDEFEMELTREVLRPDFTTATVEGARAFLKNLIGYYVIMEGIFFYSGFAMILSFHRQNKMTGIGEQFQYILRDETIHLNFGIDLINGIKAENPELWTPEFQREVQQLIEEAVELEVAYAYDCLPRGVLGLTAPMFREYVQYIADRRLERIGLRARYGSKNPFPWMSETIDLLKEKNFFETRVTEYQQAAALSWDE
- a CDS encoding DUF433 domain-containing protein — encoded protein: MKPLDRITINPEICLGQPTIRGTRITVSTILKLLAAGKTVQEVLEAYPELEAEDIYQALAYAAWHVSEQVHPDLPEQA
- a CDS encoding DUF5615 family PIN-like protein; the protein is MSEAIRLLADMNISPLTVALLQQQGWDVIRVSDRLPVNAPDWEVLRLAREEGRILITHDLDFSSLLAISGWPKPSLITLRLYNVDPNTVARHIDRVLRRFGQRLLEGYAVSVDEQSVRLRPLPIS
- the metE gene encoding 5-methyltetrahydropteroyltriglutamate--homocysteine S-methyltransferase, with translation MIQATNLGFPRIGLHRELKWAVEGYWAGRTSEDALQETARQLRARHWQWQQEAGLDQIPSNDFSLYDHVLDTIALVGAVPERFGWKGETVDLTTYFAMARGVQEKELEARGLEGTGVPPLEMTKWFDTNYHYLVPEFHPEQRFRLASTKPIDEYLEAKALGIETRPVLLGPVSFLLLGRATVAHLDPLTLLDRLLPVYAEVLHRLKAAGARYVQMDEPCLVLDLPPGARQAYEQAYAALNRPEHPALVLTTYFGGLEENLPLALSLPVAAVHLDLVRAPEQLDSALAHLPEDRILSLGLVDGRNVWRTDLDVAASMLRRAVDALGRERVWVGPSCSLLHVPIDLDAEPELDPEIRPWMAFARQKLDEVVTLKCLVNEGEAAAGDRLEAARRARQERLTSARRIDPEVRRRLATLSPEMSRRGRPFAERYALQRTRLKLPPLPTTTIGSFPQTDELRRQRAAFRRGELSRAAYEQFLEATIAETIARQEAIGLDVLVHGEPERSDMVEYFAEQLQGFLVTQNGWVQSYGTRCVRPPILYGDVARRSPMTVRWTTFAQRCTARPVKGILTGPVTILQWSFVRDDQPRADTCRQIALALRDEVADLEAAGIAVIQIDEPALREGLPLRRRDWPAYLEWAVECFRLASCVVRDETQIHTHMCYADFEDILEAIAALDADVISIEAARSRMALLDAFRRFHYPNAIGPGVYDIHSPRVPSVEEIEALLERALEVIPAERLWVNPDCGLKTRRWAEVEPALRHMVQAAVQPRQDQTPPLGPTPSGRLTG
- a CDS encoding outer membrane lipoprotein-sorting protein, which encodes MKPFLTCARLLRTVLLWWTAAFFSGTLMVRGAESAERAGRDIIQRIRSMTPEAALTNRGRLVVRPARPQPPFEVPLQLAVFPLETGWCTLYEAGPDAEGVRVRLWIRHRPDGPPNVFRAACGRDEPLPKEGAPLPSSEWMRPVAGSDFTPADLAMAFLWWPRQRLIRSEMRRGQFCDVVESETDEAPPEGYVRVRAWWDRDTGGLVYAEAFDAEGRLMKEFLPRRFRKVQGRWEVTELEMIHRQRGSRTRLVFELP